The Methylomagnum ishizawai genome has a window encoding:
- a CDS encoding DUF1800 domain-containing protein: MRQQPSTHPARRTPARPRAALALLPALGLLLGGTAHAAATGKLTALTVPNLSPAFDPNVRNYTVPKVAGSCGVSITATAQGLDSKSQFYIANNPAKNGQTVNAYICNATGKAEIVIYQNWAEKGRYTITAVDAAPPPPPVPPVSGKLTSLNIAGLSPAFDPNVTQYTLPQPANCAAPVTATVSAQDAANPNLKLYISSNPASSGGTFNAWLCDGKTQIDVVIYDVWNEVGHYTITSTGQMAQGGGSDPGTGSGSGSGSGSGGGSGTPATEANPSPSPAPQPPALPASMIPASKADAVRFLGQASFGPTSASVATVQAEGLKYWMAQQANLPETALPDGLNANEVVTQTFYNMANGPDQLRQRMIYALSQILVVSINKNVNGEELIPWVRLLSKHAFGNYRALLRDVTLSPTMGKYLDLANSMKASASTSPNENYAREVMQLFSIGLKQLNPDGSLKLDGQGQPIPTYDQNTLREVARALTGWTYPTAPGNTPQNNNWEYFVGLMEPRPANHDTGSKTLLNGTVIPAGQTVTQDLEAVIDNLFNHPNTAPFVATRLIRSLVTSNPSPGYIQRVAEVFQDNGQGVRGDLWAVLTAILTDSEATQPVSLDAGHLKDPMLHVVGLGRALGMQFNDPNMYAYVFRNLGNLVLSPNTVFSFYSPLAPLPGHPGMSGPEFQIYGPGLSIQRANFIYQILTGQLGSSLAFDLSPFVAVAGNSANLAEKINQALFFGQMSNELRNILVALGNTAPDNQSRALGALYLAAISSEYAVQR, translated from the coding sequence ATGCGACAACAACCATCCACCCACCCGGCCCGGCGCACCCCCGCCCGGCCCCGCGCCGCGCTGGCGCTGTTACCCGCCCTGGGCCTGCTGCTGGGCGGCACCGCCCACGCCGCCGCCACCGGCAAGCTCACCGCCTTGACCGTGCCCAACCTCAGCCCGGCCTTCGACCCCAACGTCAGGAATTACACCGTGCCCAAGGTGGCCGGTAGCTGCGGCGTTTCCATCACCGCCACGGCGCAAGGACTGGACAGCAAGAGCCAGTTCTACATCGCCAACAACCCGGCCAAGAACGGCCAGACCGTCAACGCCTATATCTGCAACGCCACCGGCAAGGCCGAGATCGTCATTTACCAGAATTGGGCGGAGAAAGGCCGCTACACCATCACCGCAGTCGATGCCGCCCCGCCGCCGCCGCCCGTGCCCCCCGTCAGCGGCAAGCTGACCAGCCTTAACATCGCCGGTCTCAGCCCGGCCTTCGATCCCAACGTGACCCAGTACACCCTGCCGCAACCGGCCAATTGCGCGGCCCCGGTCACGGCCACGGTCTCGGCCCAGGACGCCGCCAACCCCAATCTCAAGCTGTACATCTCCAGCAACCCGGCCAGCAGCGGCGGCACCTTCAACGCCTGGCTGTGCGATGGCAAGACCCAGATCGACGTGGTGATCTACGACGTGTGGAACGAGGTCGGCCATTACACCATCACCTCGACCGGGCAAATGGCCCAGGGCGGCGGTTCCGATCCGGGCACGGGTTCGGGTTCGGGCAGCGGCTCGGGTTCCGGCGGCGGCTCCGGCACGCCCGCCACCGAGGCCAACCCCAGCCCCTCGCCCGCGCCGCAACCGCCCGCCCTGCCCGCCAGCATGATCCCGGCGAGCAAAGCCGACGCCGTGCGCTTCCTGGGCCAGGCCAGCTTCGGCCCGACATCGGCCAGCGTCGCCACCGTACAGGCCGAGGGGCTCAAATACTGGATGGCGCAACAGGCCAACCTGCCGGAAACCGCCCTCCCCGACGGCCTCAACGCCAACGAGGTGGTCACCCAGACCTTCTACAACATGGCGAACGGCCCGGACCAACTGCGCCAGCGCATGATCTACGCCCTCAGCCAAATCCTGGTGGTCTCGATCAACAAGAACGTCAATGGGGAAGAACTGATCCCCTGGGTGCGGCTGTTATCGAAACATGCTTTCGGCAATTACCGCGCCCTGCTGCGCGATGTGACCCTGAGCCCCACCATGGGCAAATACCTGGACCTCGCCAACAGCATGAAGGCCAGCGCCAGCACCTCGCCCAACGAGAACTATGCGCGGGAGGTGATGCAGCTCTTCAGCATCGGCCTGAAGCAACTGAACCCGGACGGCAGCCTGAAACTGGACGGCCAGGGCCAGCCCATCCCGACCTACGACCAGAACACCCTGCGCGAAGTGGCCCGCGCCCTGACCGGCTGGACCTATCCCACCGCCCCCGGCAACACCCCGCAAAACAACAACTGGGAATATTTCGTCGGCCTGATGGAACCGCGCCCCGCCAACCACGACACCGGCAGCAAAACCCTGCTCAACGGCACGGTGATCCCCGCCGGGCAGACCGTCACCCAGGATTTGGAAGCGGTCATCGACAACCTGTTCAACCATCCCAATACCGCGCCCTTCGTCGCCACCCGCTTGATCCGCAGCCTCGTCACCAGCAATCCCAGCCCCGGCTATATCCAGCGGGTGGCCGAGGTGTTCCAGGACAACGGGCAAGGCGTGCGCGGCGACCTGTGGGCGGTGCTGACCGCCATCCTCACCGACAGCGAAGCCACCCAGCCGGTCTCGCTGGACGCCGGGCACCTGAAAGACCCGATGCTGCATGTGGTGGGCCTGGGCCGGGCCTTGGGGATGCAATTCAACGATCCCAATATGTACGCCTATGTGTTCCGCAACCTGGGGAATTTGGTGCTGTCGCCCAACACCGTGTTCAGCTTCTATTCGCCGCTGGCCCCCTTGCCGGGCCATCCGGGGATGTCCGGGCCGGAATTCCAAATCTACGGACCGGGCCTTTCCATCCAACGCGCCAATTTCATCTATCAAATCCTGACCGGGCAATTGGGTAGCTCGCTGGCCTTCGATCTGTCGCCCTTCGTGGCGGTGGCGGGGAATTCCGCCAACCTGGCCGAGAAGATCAACCAGGCGCTGTTCTTCGGCCAGATGTCGAACGAACTCCGCAACATTCTCGTAGCCCTGGGCAACACCGCCCCCGACAACCAGAGCCGCGCCCTGGGCGCCCTGTACCTCGCCGCGATTTCCAGCGAGTACGCGGTGCAACGCTAA
- a CDS encoding type II toxin-antitoxin system VapC family toxin, translating into MKASVYIETSVFSYLTARPSNDLRAMANQSATSDWWETQRANYNVFVSELVISEASKGHPEAAQRRLAIIADLPLLQVSPEVQSLAQALIQNHALPPKAEADAYHVAIAIVNGAEYLLTWNCTHIANAHTRPKIEATCRVFGYEPPVICTPLELTAED; encoded by the coding sequence TTGAAAGCATCTGTCTATATAGAAACGTCCGTTTTTAGCTATTTGACAGCACGGCCAAGCAACGATTTACGTGCCATGGCAAACCAAAGCGCAACATCAGATTGGTGGGAAACACAGCGCGCAAATTACAACGTTTTCGTATCCGAGCTTGTCATATCAGAAGCCAGCAAAGGCCACCCGGAAGCGGCGCAACGTCGGCTAGCTATCATCGCCGACCTGCCATTGCTTCAAGTTTCTCCCGAAGTTCAAAGTTTGGCTCAAGCCCTGATCCAAAACCATGCACTGCCACCAAAAGCCGAGGCAGATGCTTACCATGTGGCCATTGCTATCGTAAACGGTGCCGAGTATTTGCTGACATGGAATTGCACGCACATCGCGAATGCACATACACGGCCTAAAATCGAAGCGACCTGCCGAGTATTTGGCTATGAGCCGCCTGTAATTTGTACCCCACTTGAGCTTACAGCAGAGGATTAA
- a CDS encoding general secretion pathway protein GspB, with amino-acid sequence MSYILEALRKSERDRQAAQTPTLPHLLNQPPPRRPHWMGWLLAGLLVVNGLGLAWLAFHGRSQPDAPVALPPARSASPAMPKASADAAPKAVVSLDPPPAPAVPPAPATVPKPAHPSAEAKVPAKPAAHVAKPHTAKPAKPAPPAEEETPDPALAEDGEEAPPPPILAGPKPRPALRPPPPRPALEDRGDEADAPASQAERPAHDPVPWLSALPGGFRQRLPQFKINIFAYSSLPEERFAIIDMRKYRVGDRIPGDALLLDIRADCLVLEWEGQKFRFPRP; translated from the coding sequence ATGTCCTATATCCTCGAAGCCCTACGCAAATCCGAACGCGACCGCCAAGCGGCCCAGACGCCCACTTTGCCGCATTTGCTCAACCAGCCGCCGCCGCGGCGTCCGCATTGGATGGGCTGGCTCTTGGCCGGGTTGTTGGTGGTGAACGGCCTGGGGCTGGCTTGGTTGGCCTTCCACGGTCGGAGCCAGCCGGATGCGCCCGTTGCCTTGCCACCGGCCCGGTCGGCTTCGCCCGCCATGCCCAAGGCATCCGCCGACGCCGCGCCCAAGGCCGTCGTCAGTTTGGACCCGCCGCCCGCGCCCGCCGTCCCCCCGGCACCGGCCACCGTCCCGAAGCCCGCGCATCCATCCGCCGAAGCCAAAGTGCCCGCCAAACCCGCCGCCCATGTCGCCAAGCCGCATACGGCGAAACCGGCCAAGCCCGCGCCGCCCGCGGAGGAAGAAACTCCCGATCCGGCCTTGGCGGAAGACGGCGAGGAAGCGCCACCGCCGCCCATCCTGGCGGGGCCGAAGCCGCGCCCCGCCCTGCGTCCGCCGCCGCCCCGGCCCGCTTTGGAAGACCGGGGGGACGAGGCTGATGCACCCGCGTCCCAAGCGGAACGCCCGGCCCACGACCCGGTTCCCTGGCTCAGCGCCTTGCCGGGCGGATTCCGCCAGCGGTTGCCGCAATTCAAGATCAACATCTTCGCCTATTCCAGCCTGCCGGAAGAACGCTTCGCCATCATCGACATGCGTAAATACCGGGTGGGCGACCGCATTCCGGGCGATGCCCTGTTGCTGGATATCCGGGCCGATTGCCTGGTGCTGGAATGGGAAGGCCAAAAGTTCCGGTTTCCCCGCCCCTGA
- a CDS encoding AAA family ATPase, whose amino-acid sequence MYTQFFKFAEPPFSIAPNPRYLYLSPQHKEALAHLLYGIGVGGGFVALTGEVGTGKTTLCRCLLEQLPEDVDIALIFNPRLDSRELVESLCDELHIAHPAGASLKPLIDALNRHLLDAHAKGRRTIVLIDEAQNLSFEVLEQIRLLTNLETHQAKLLQIILVGQPELGQLLERRDLRQLAQRITARYHLDPLSRPETADYVRHRLAVGGTEEAIFTRAALAEIHRRSEGVPRLINVLCDRALLGAYSLGRRKVDRGIVRKSARELRAERSPPRRPWTVAAGVALSLGIGAGLAYFRPVPGPDFDAWLGAARKTVVGEAPKPSAAADPAQAPTQPPAPPSPTANAAPATPVPIPAPATQPPEPPAAVPLAQALADPAPTRAAAFARLFALWQREPPAASEDPCAYAGQHGLRCLPLHGTWFKLRSFDHPALLELVLPGGGRGYATLTAVADGRVELDWGAGVHGYALAELLPFWKGDAVLLWQPPLGGTATLVPGERTPAVRWVRERLRLAAPAGGEEEFDADLKARVVAFQTEHGLVPDGKVGTQTLIYLEALGGDPAVPRLEAVPPH is encoded by the coding sequence ATGTACACCCAGTTTTTCAAGTTCGCCGAACCGCCGTTCTCCATCGCGCCCAATCCGCGCTATCTCTACCTCAGCCCCCAACACAAGGAAGCCCTGGCCCATCTCCTGTATGGCATCGGCGTCGGCGGCGGCTTCGTGGCCTTGACCGGCGAGGTCGGCACCGGCAAGACCACCCTGTGCCGTTGCCTGTTGGAGCAATTGCCGGAGGATGTGGATATCGCCTTGATCTTCAATCCCCGCTTGGATTCCAGGGAGTTGGTCGAGAGCCTGTGCGACGAACTGCATATCGCCCACCCCGCCGGGGCCAGCCTCAAGCCCTTGATCGACGCCCTGAACCGGCATTTGCTGGACGCCCACGCGAAGGGCCGCCGCACCATCGTCCTGATCGACGAGGCCCAGAACCTGAGTTTCGAGGTGTTGGAGCAAATCCGCCTGCTGACCAACCTGGAAACCCATCAGGCCAAGCTGCTGCAAATCATCCTGGTGGGCCAGCCGGAACTCGGGCAATTGTTGGAACGGCGGGATTTGCGCCAGTTGGCGCAAAGGATCACGGCGCGTTACCACCTCGATCCCTTGTCCCGCCCGGAAACCGCCGATTATGTGCGGCACCGCCTGGCGGTGGGCGGCACGGAGGAGGCTATCTTCACCCGCGCCGCGCTGGCCGAAATCCATCGCCGCAGCGAGGGCGTACCGCGCTTGATCAATGTGTTGTGCGACCGCGCTTTGCTGGGGGCGTACAGCCTGGGTCGGCGTAAAGTGGACCGGGGCATCGTCCGCAAATCGGCGCGGGAGTTGCGGGCGGAGCGGTCCCCGCCGCGCAGGCCGTGGACCGTCGCCGCCGGGGTGGCTTTAAGCTTGGGGATCGGGGCCGGGCTGGCGTATTTCCGGCCCGTGCCTGGGCCGGATTTCGATGCTTGGCTCGGCGCGGCGCGGAAGACCGTCGTCGGCGAAGCGCCCAAGCCCTCCGCGGCGGCGGACCCTGCCCAAGCGCCGACCCAGCCTCCCGCTCCGCCGTCCCCAACCGCCAACGCCGCGCCCGCCACCCCGGTTCCAATCCCGGCCCCGGCCACCCAGCCGCCGGAGCCGCCCGCCGCCGTGCCGCTCGCCCAAGCCCTGGCCGATCCGGCGCCGACCCGTGCGGCGGCGTTCGCCCGCTTGTTCGCGCTCTGGCAACGGGAACCGCCCGCCGCCAGCGAAGACCCCTGTGCCTACGCCGGGCAACACGGCCTGCGCTGCCTGCCCCTGCATGGGACGTGGTTCAAACTGCGGAGCTTCGACCATCCGGCGCTGTTGGAATTGGTCCTGCCCGGCGGCGGGCGCGGCTATGCCACCCTGACCGCCGTGGCCGATGGCCGGGTCGAACTGGATTGGGGCGCGGGCGTCCATGGCTACGCCCTGGCCGAATTGCTGCCGTTCTGGAAGGGCGATGCGGTCTTGCTCTGGCAACCGCCCTTGGGCGGGACCGCCACCCTGGTGCCCGGCGAGCGGACACCGGCGGTGCGTTGGGTCCGGGAGCGGTTGCGGCTGGCCGCGCCCGCGGGCGGGGAAGAAGAATTCGACGCCGATTTGAAGGCCCGCGTCGTCGCCTTCCAGACCGAACACGGCTTGGTGCCCGATGGCAAGGTGGGAACGCAGACCTTGATTTATCTGGAGGCGTTGGGTGGCGATCCGGCGGTTCCAAGGCTCGAAGCCGTTCCTCCCCATTGA
- a CDS encoding esterase-like activity of phytase family protein — MLKTQLCRVLPLLFAASAAQAQIDLIAIGQIDGNYQDLSTRTAAPLENGVAGNRLGGIGSGLAYAGGNTFLALPDRGPNAVAYNANVDDTTSYIPRFQTFHLSLAPNPDYTAGTVGSLPYILSPALGVTTLLSSTAPLVYASGGAPALNTATQFYFSGRSDNFNGSKPSNAPTDARFDPEGIRVSNDGKYVYISDEYGPYLYKFSRGNGRRQHIYNLPGYYAVAKPSSIGKNEEKPYNTVGRIDNKGMEGLAITPDGKTLVGIMQQNLLQDTKKYLRIFTIDTETEATHEYAYLLTDGSGVSEIVAINDHEFLVDERDGAGLGDGSSAVVKKLYKIDITGATDIAGQPVLNTATTTLVAKTPFLDLVSLLGANGVPADQVPAKIEGVAFGPDLNIGGATKHTLFIANDNDFLNAVAGPNKFFVFTFEDADLPNYQPQTVAPFSLDKSDRG; from the coding sequence ATGCTTAAAACCCAGCTTTGCCGCGTGTTACCGCTGCTGTTCGCGGCCAGCGCCGCCCAGGCCCAGATCGACCTGATCGCCATCGGCCAGATCGACGGCAATTACCAGGACCTCTCCACCCGCACCGCCGCGCCGCTGGAAAACGGCGTGGCCGGCAACCGCCTCGGCGGCATCGGCTCCGGCCTAGCCTACGCGGGCGGCAACACCTTCCTGGCCCTGCCCGACCGCGGTCCCAACGCCGTGGCCTACAACGCCAACGTGGACGACACCACCAGCTATATCCCGCGCTTCCAGACCTTCCATCTATCCCTGGCCCCCAACCCCGATTACACCGCCGGCACCGTGGGTTCCCTGCCTTATATCCTCTCGCCCGCCCTGGGCGTGACGACCCTGCTGTCCAGCACCGCGCCCCTGGTGTACGCGAGCGGCGGCGCACCGGCCCTGAACACCGCGACCCAGTTCTATTTTTCCGGACGCTCGGATAATTTCAACGGCTCCAAGCCGAGCAACGCCCCCACCGATGCCCGCTTCGACCCCGAAGGTATCCGCGTCTCCAACGATGGCAAATACGTCTATATCAGCGACGAATACGGTCCCTACCTCTACAAATTCAGCCGCGGCAACGGTCGTCGCCAGCATATCTACAACCTGCCCGGCTACTACGCGGTCGCCAAGCCCAGCAGCATAGGCAAGAACGAGGAAAAGCCCTACAACACCGTGGGCCGCATCGACAACAAAGGCATGGAAGGACTGGCCATCACCCCCGACGGCAAGACCCTGGTCGGCATCATGCAGCAGAACCTGTTGCAGGACACCAAGAAATACCTGCGCATCTTCACCATCGACACCGAAACCGAAGCGACCCACGAATACGCCTATCTGCTGACCGACGGCAGCGGCGTCAGCGAAATCGTCGCCATCAACGACCATGAATTCCTGGTCGACGAGCGCGACGGGGCCGGCCTGGGCGATGGCTCCAGCGCGGTGGTGAAAAAGCTGTACAAGATCGATATCACCGGCGCGACCGATATTGCCGGCCAGCCCGTCCTCAATACCGCCACCACCACCCTGGTCGCCAAGACCCCGTTCCTGGACTTGGTGTCCCTGCTCGGGGCCAACGGCGTCCCCGCCGACCAAGTCCCGGCAAAGATCGAAGGCGTGGCCTTCGGTCCCGACCTCAACATCGGCGGCGCGACCAAGCACACCTTGTTCATCGCCAACGACAACGACTTCCTGAACGCCGTGGCCGGTCCCAACAAGTTCTTCGTGTTCACCTTCGAAGACGCCGACCTGCCCAACTACCAGCCCCAGACGGTCGCGCCCTTCTCGCTCGACAAGAGCGACCGCGGCTAA
- a CDS encoding DEAD/DEAH box helicase: MTVDEGVADDWMAKYLALPEKEREAINLLAVNWGPLSVNQIKNSLGITSKTRLSTEACERQGFLVRVRGRMPSASTGHLLKCAPDWIERVARHLAAEGRFESFAQRAREAWPFGRSLTGFRTEPGDFQFQSPEQLIREVRIGLYLNDEAYSERMCAMLRRTRYSYYGPEWSLFENPRVVYAMICANPFDGDWFRGLSASVRKAALPGTAYQLTMDWQLDPAAYHMLAEQNRELGGAGAIMALAALLRGEPQAAQDWLAGLKPGAETASVQGILDLLRGQDDAAIKSFEEALRHYRRESGQRKVFPPGLGGVFYLLALSLRNQGKDIEKAQGLLDLPIENSPFTDIHWLFKRGLPIESDAKHLDPYRQQLEHALKKTDAASPWTVWIGLLLLHRYDDKAQSFAPYLSKLDHLRERVERLELAWPAAELAQLQARLQPYKAGLADTAAAFKQRTGLGLIVDRVRFQASWERMLNAIRNSAPVPAARPEPAETGGELRLAWLVAEDYSDVFSLEAREQKRNGKTWTKGKTVSLKSLQESASTRPYLTEQDRRVAACVTIDTYTRGYRLSERGWLALAGHPAVFWEPSGAAAELVLAPPELRVRRLKDGQVWIEFWPQPGPENRTLVITKEGLTRLKLTELKAEHHRLVRIIGGGFEAPASAQAQILEGLGAVSSLVAIHSDIGTVESATAETVVADTCPRVQLLPEGEGLRVAVLMRPFGDQGAYFVPGKGGAGLIAEIGGRRLQTERDLREERRRVAQLIVACPALEESADPDQPCQWFMADAESSLQFLLELGAAGADKAVVEWPQGEKFKLVGQADSGQMSVQFRQQRDWFAVDGQLKLDNGEVIQMQTLLALLDANPGRFLRLDGDRFLALTDAFRKRLEDLRGYTEQHGQGRRVHPLALPVMEELAEGLGQVKADQAWKRRIEQLREAERLQPQVPGTLQAELRDYQRDGYVWLARLAAWGVGACLADDMGLGKTVQAIALILGRAAEGPSLVIAPTSVGFNWHNEVGRFAPTLKPRSLTGGDRQALIEGLGPFDLLICSYGLLQQEAVGELLAKVRWRTLVLDEAQAIKNAATRRSQQAMALQADFKLITTGTPVENHLGELWNLFRFINPGLLGSLASFNERFAGPIERDQDTEARRRLKRLIQPYLLRRTKSQVLDELPPRTEIELRVELGEKEAAFYEALRRKLLDELDETEGPIQDQRFRVLAAITKLRRACCNPNLVAPELGLSSSKLDLLGDVLGELLENHHKALVFSQFVDHLALVREYLDSKGIAYQYLDGQTPAPERKTRVEAFQAGEGEVFLISLKAGGTGLNLTAADYVIHLDPWWNPAVEDQASDRAHRIGQSRPVTVYRLVAKGTIEEQIVSLHRHKRELADSLLEGGEISAKIGAEDLLELMRAG, translated from the coding sequence ATGACTGTCGATGAAGGCGTCGCCGACGATTGGATGGCGAAATATCTGGCCCTGCCCGAAAAAGAGCGCGAGGCTATCAATCTACTGGCGGTGAATTGGGGACCGCTGTCGGTGAACCAAATTAAGAACAGTTTGGGCATCACCTCCAAAACCCGGCTGAGTACCGAAGCCTGCGAGCGCCAAGGATTTTTGGTGCGGGTGCGGGGCCGGATGCCCAGCGCCAGCACCGGCCACCTGCTCAAATGCGCCCCGGATTGGATCGAGCGGGTGGCCCGGCACTTGGCCGCCGAGGGGCGGTTCGAGTCCTTCGCCCAACGCGCCCGCGAGGCCTGGCCGTTCGGGCGGAGCCTGACTGGATTTCGGACCGAGCCGGGGGATTTCCAATTCCAGAGCCCCGAGCAATTGATCCGCGAAGTGCGGATCGGGCTTTATCTCAACGACGAGGCGTATAGCGAGCGCATGTGCGCCATGTTGCGGCGGACCCGCTATAGCTATTACGGCCCGGAATGGAGCTTGTTCGAAAATCCGCGGGTGGTGTACGCCATGATTTGCGCCAATCCTTTCGATGGCGATTGGTTCCGGGGTTTGTCGGCCAGCGTCCGCAAGGCGGCGCTGCCCGGCACGGCGTATCAACTCACCATGGACTGGCAACTGGACCCGGCGGCCTACCACATGCTGGCCGAGCAAAACCGCGAGTTGGGCGGGGCCGGTGCGATCATGGCCCTGGCCGCCTTGCTGCGCGGCGAGCCACAAGCGGCGCAGGATTGGTTGGCCGGGCTGAAGCCGGGGGCCGAAACCGCCAGCGTCCAGGGCATCCTGGACCTGCTGCGCGGCCAGGACGACGCGGCCATCAAAAGTTTCGAGGAAGCCCTGCGCCACTACCGCCGGGAAAGCGGCCAGCGCAAAGTTTTCCCGCCGGGCCTGGGCGGGGTGTTCTACCTGCTGGCCCTGAGCCTCCGCAACCAGGGCAAGGACATCGAAAAAGCCCAGGGCTTGCTGGACCTGCCCATCGAGAACTCGCCGTTCACCGATATTCATTGGTTGTTCAAGCGCGGCCTGCCGATAGAGAGCGATGCCAAGCACCTCGACCCCTACCGGCAGCAATTGGAACACGCTTTGAAAAAAACCGACGCAGCCAGCCCCTGGACCGTGTGGATCGGCCTGCTCCTCCTGCACCGCTACGACGACAAGGCGCAGTCCTTCGCCCCCTACCTCTCCAAGCTCGACCACTTGCGGGAGCGGGTGGAACGCCTGGAACTGGCCTGGCCCGCCGCCGAACTGGCCCAGTTGCAAGCCCGTTTGCAGCCGTACAAGGCCGGGCTGGCCGACACCGCCGCCGCCTTCAAACAGCGTACCGGCCTGGGCTTGATCGTGGACCGGGTCCGCTTCCAAGCCTCCTGGGAACGGATGCTCAACGCCATCCGCAACAGCGCCCCGGTGCCCGCCGCCCGGCCCGAACCCGCCGAAACCGGCGGCGAATTACGGCTGGCGTGGCTGGTCGCGGAAGACTATTCCGATGTGTTCTCCCTGGAGGCCCGCGAACAAAAGCGCAACGGCAAAACCTGGACCAAGGGCAAGACGGTCTCCCTGAAATCCTTGCAGGAAAGCGCGTCCACCCGCCCCTATCTGACCGAGCAGGACCGCCGGGTCGCCGCCTGCGTCACCATCGACACCTACACCCGCGGCTACCGGCTGTCGGAGCGGGGCTGGCTGGCGCTGGCCGGGCATCCGGCGGTGTTTTGGGAACCCAGCGGGGCGGCGGCGGAATTGGTGTTGGCACCGCCGGAACTCCGGGTCCGCCGCCTGAAGGACGGCCAGGTCTGGATCGAATTCTGGCCCCAGCCCGGCCCGGAAAACCGCACCCTGGTCATCACCAAGGAAGGCCTGACCCGGCTCAAGCTGACCGAATTGAAAGCCGAGCATCACCGTCTGGTCCGCATCATCGGCGGGGGTTTCGAGGCGCCAGCTTCGGCCCAGGCCCAAATCCTGGAAGGCTTGGGCGCGGTGTCCTCCCTGGTCGCCATCCATTCCGATATCGGCACGGTGGAATCCGCCACCGCCGAGACCGTGGTGGCCGATACCTGTCCCAGGGTGCAGTTGCTGCCGGAGGGCGAGGGCTTGCGGGTGGCGGTGCTGATGCGTCCCTTCGGCGACCAGGGCGCTTATTTCGTGCCGGGGAAGGGCGGGGCCGGTTTGATCGCCGAGATCGGGGGCCGCCGTTTGCAGACCGAACGCGATTTGCGCGAGGAACGCCGCCGGGTGGCGCAATTGATCGTGGCCTGCCCCGCCTTGGAAGAATCCGCCGACCCGGACCAGCCCTGCCAATGGTTCATGGCGGACGCCGAAAGCAGCCTGCAATTCCTGCTGGAACTGGGCGCGGCGGGCGCGGACAAGGCCGTGGTCGAATGGCCGCAGGGCGAGAAGTTCAAACTGGTGGGGCAGGCGGATTCGGGCCAGATGAGCGTGCAATTCCGCCAGCAGCGCGATTGGTTCGCGGTCGATGGCCAACTCAAGCTGGACAACGGCGAAGTGATCCAGATGCAAACCCTGCTGGCCTTGCTCGACGCTAATCCGGGCCGCTTCCTGCGCCTGGACGGCGACCGCTTCCTGGCCCTGACCGATGCCTTCCGCAAGCGGCTGGAAGACTTGCGCGGCTATACCGAGCAACACGGCCAGGGGCGGCGGGTCCATCCCCTGGCCCTGCCGGTGATGGAGGAACTGGCCGAAGGTCTGGGCCAGGTCAAGGCCGATCAAGCCTGGAAACGGCGGATCGAACAACTGCGCGAGGCCGAGCGGCTCCAACCACAAGTGCCCGGCACCTTGCAAGCCGAACTGCGCGACTACCAGCGCGATGGTTACGTTTGGCTGGCCCGCTTGGCGGCCTGGGGCGTGGGGGCTTGCCTCGCCGACGACATGGGCCTCGGCAAGACCGTGCAGGCCATCGCCCTGATCCTTGGCCGCGCCGCCGAAGGTCCGTCCCTGGTGATCGCGCCGACCTCGGTCGGGTTCAACTGGCATAACGAGGTGGGCCGGTTCGCGCCCACCCTCAAGCCCAGGAGCCTGACCGGCGGCGACCGCCAAGCCTTGATCGAGGGGCTCGGCCCCTTCGACCTGTTGATTTGCAGCTACGGGCTGTTGCAACAGGAAGCCGTGGGCGAATTGCTGGCCAAGGTGCGTTGGCGCACCCTGGTCCTGGACGAGGCCCAGGCCATCAAGAATGCCGCCACCCGCCGTTCCCAGCAGGCCATGGCTTTGCAGGCCGATTTCAAGCTCATCACCACCGGCACCCCGGTCGAGAACCATCTGGGCGAGTTGTGGAACCTGTTCCGCTTCATCAATCCCGGCCTGTTGGGTTCGCTGGCCAGCTTCAACGAGCGCTTCGCCGGTCCCATCGAACGCGACCAGGACACGGAGGCCCGGCGGCGGCTCAAGCGCTTGATCCAACCCTATCTCCTGCGCCGCACCAAGTCCCAGGTGTTGGACGAATTGCCGCCGCGCACCGAGATCGAGCTACGGGTGGAACTGGGCGAGAAGGAAGCGGCGTTCTACGAGGCATTGCGCCGGAAGCTCCTGGACGAACTCGACGAGACCGAAGGCCCGATCCAGGACCAGCGTTTCCGGGTGTTGGCGGCCATCACCAAGCTGCGCCGCGCTTGCTGTAATCCCAACCTGGTCGCGCCGGAACTGGGCCTTTCCAGCAGCAAGCTGGACCTGCTGGGCGATGTGTTGGGCGAACTGTTGGAGAACCACCACAAGGCGCTGGTGTTCAGCCAGTTCGTGGACCATCTCGCCCTGGTCCGCGAATATCTGGACAGCAAGGGCATCGCTTATCAATACCTGGACGGCCAGACCCCCGCGCCCGAGCGCAAGACGCGGGTGGAAGCCTTCCAGGCCGGGGAGGGCGAGGTGTTCTTGATTAGTCTCAAGGCGGGTGGGACCGGGCTGAACCTGACCGCCGCCGATTATGTGATCCACCTCGACCCTTGGTGGAACCCGGCGGTCGAGGACCAAGCCTCCGACCGCGCCCACCGCATCGGCCAGAGCCGCCCGGTCACGGTCTACCGGCTGGTGGCGAAGGGCACCATCGAGGAGCAAATCGTCTCCCTGCACCGGCATAAGCGGGAATTGGCCGACAGCCTCCTGGAGGGCGGCGAGATCAGCGCCAAGATCGGGGCGGAGGATTTGTTGGAATTGATGCGGGCGGGTTGA